A region from the Nostoc sp. HK-01 genome encodes:
- a CDS encoding beta-hydroxyacyl-(acyl-carrier-protein) dehydratase FabZ, with protein sequence MSILAEVNSSDAIASSSIATETPTASEVKKTFTSEEIQQLLPHRYPFLLVDKIIDYVPGKVAVGVKNVTINEPQFQGHFPGRPLMPGVLIVEAMAQVGGIVLTQLPEYNAGGLFVFAGIDKARFRRQVVPGDQLIMTVELLCIKQRRFGKMQARAEVDGQLAAEGELMFSLVG encoded by the coding sequence ATGTCAATTCTTGCAGAAGTAAATAGTAGCGATGCGATCGCATCCTCATCTATTGCCACAGAAACTCCAACTGCATCTGAAGTGAAAAAAACTTTCACCTCTGAAGAAATTCAGCAGTTGTTACCCCATCGTTATCCCTTTTTACTGGTAGACAAAATTATTGACTATGTACCAGGAAAAGTGGCTGTAGGCGTTAAAAATGTTACTATTAACGAACCTCAATTTCAAGGACATTTCCCCGGTAGACCACTCATGCCAGGAGTGCTAATTGTTGAAGCAATGGCACAAGTAGGCGGAATTGTGTTAACACAACTGCCAGAATACAATGCAGGTGGACTGTTTGTATTTGCTGGTATCGATAAAGCTCGCTTCCGCCGTCAAGTTGTTCCTGGAGATCAACTAATCATGACAGTGGAACTGTTATGTATCAAACAACGTCGGTTTGGGAAGATGCAAGCTCGGGCCGAAGTTGATGGACAACTCGCCGCTGAAGGCGAATTGATGTTTTCTTTAGTTGGTTAA
- a CDS encoding UDP-N-acetylglucosamine acyltransferase, which produces MKTLIHPTAVVHPKAELHPTVQVGAYAVIGAHVKVGPETIIGAHVVLEGPCEIGARNQIFPGAAIGMEPQDLKFVGEPTWVKIGDDNLIREYVTINRATGEGEATIIGSNNLLMAYVHVAHNCIIEDHVVIPNSVALAGHVHIESRARLGGVLGVHQFVHIGRHSMVGGMSRIDRDVPPYMLVEGNPVRVRTLNLVGLKRSGMTASDLQMLKKAFRILYRSGLTFKEALEQLEQLGDTEELQHLRRFILLSQMPGRRGLIPGKGRASSASDES; this is translated from the coding sequence TTGAAGACTCTTATTCATCCAACGGCTGTAGTTCATCCTAAAGCGGAACTCCACCCTACAGTGCAAGTCGGTGCCTATGCTGTGATTGGAGCGCATGTCAAAGTTGGCCCTGAAACAATTATTGGCGCTCATGTAGTGCTAGAAGGGCCTTGTGAAATTGGGGCGCGAAATCAGATTTTTCCAGGTGCAGCTATCGGTATGGAACCCCAGGATCTCAAATTTGTGGGAGAACCTACCTGGGTCAAAATTGGTGACGATAACTTAATTCGGGAATATGTCACCATTAATCGTGCCACAGGTGAGGGAGAAGCCACAATTATCGGCAGTAATAACTTGCTGATGGCTTATGTCCATGTAGCGCACAACTGCATAATTGAAGACCATGTAGTCATTCCTAACTCAGTGGCCTTAGCCGGTCATGTCCATATCGAGTCTCGTGCCAGACTAGGTGGAGTGTTGGGAGTTCATCAATTTGTTCATATCGGTAGGCACTCAATGGTCGGTGGAATGTCAAGGATTGACCGAGACGTACCGCCATATATGCTAGTTGAAGGCAATCCTGTACGCGTAAGAACCCTCAACTTGGTAGGACTCAAACGCTCTGGGATGACAGCCAGTGACTTGCAAATGCTCAAAAAAGCTTTTCGCATTCTCTACCGTTCTGGTTTGACTTTCAAAGAAGCATTAGAACAGTTAGAACAGTTAGGAGATACAGAAGAACTACAGCACCTACGCCGCTTTATCCTTCTATCGCAAATGCCAGGAAGACGCGGTTTAATTCCGGGTAAAGGTAGAGCTTCTAGCGCTAGTGATGAGTCTTAG
- the lpxB gene encoding lipid-A-disaccharide synthase, with amino-acid sequence MRIFISTGEVSGDLQGSLLITAMQRQAAAAGWKLEIVALGGEKMAKAGATILGNTSGIGSMGLLESLPYIVPTLLVQRKAIAYLKQNPPDLVVLIDYMGPNLGIGTYMQNNLPDVPVVYYIAPQEWVWSMSLQNTSRIVGFTDKLLAIFPEEGRYYRENGGNVSWVGHPLIDRMQDAPNRQAARTTLGIAPEQIAIALLPASRQQELKYLLPIIFQAAQTIQAKLPQAHFWIPLSLDSFREPIAAAIQSYGLQATIVSGQQKEVFAAADFAITKSGTVNLELALLNVPQVVVYRLNALTVWIARKLLKGSIPFASPVNLVVMKEIVPELLQEKATAENITQAAMELLLNPERRQQTLTDYAQMRQCLGEVGVCDRAAQEILQMLNKV; translated from the coding sequence ATGCGGATATTTATCAGCACTGGCGAGGTGTCTGGCGATTTGCAAGGGTCGCTGTTGATTACAGCCATGCAACGCCAAGCGGCTGCTGCTGGGTGGAAATTAGAAATTGTTGCCCTTGGTGGTGAGAAAATGGCCAAGGCAGGAGCAACAATTTTAGGCAATACCAGTGGTATTGGCTCAATGGGTCTTTTAGAATCTCTGCCATATATTGTACCAACTCTATTAGTACAAAGAAAAGCGATCGCCTACCTCAAGCAAAACCCGCCCGACTTAGTTGTGCTGATTGATTACATGGGGCCAAACCTGGGTATCGGCACTTACATGCAGAATAATTTGCCCGATGTGCCGGTGGTGTATTACATTGCTCCCCAAGAGTGGGTTTGGTCAATGAGTTTACAGAATACATCTCGGATTGTGGGATTTACAGACAAACTCTTGGCCATCTTCCCCGAAGAAGGGCGTTATTATCGGGAAAATGGGGGAAATGTTAGCTGGGTAGGTCATCCGTTAATTGATCGAATGCAGGACGCACCCAATCGTCAGGCGGCGCGTACCACATTGGGAATTGCACCAGAACAAATTGCGATCGCACTGCTCCCCGCTTCTCGTCAGCAAGAACTCAAATATCTTTTACCCATAATTTTTCAAGCGGCTCAGACAATTCAAGCTAAATTACCCCAAGCTCACTTTTGGATTCCCTTATCTTTAGACAGCTTTAGAGAACCAATTGCTGCTGCAATTCAAAGTTACGGTTTGCAAGCGACAATTGTATCTGGTCAACAAAAAGAAGTGTTTGCTGCTGCTGATTTCGCCATTACAAAATCTGGCACAGTTAACCTGGAACTGGCGCTGTTGAATGTGCCGCAAGTTGTGGTTTATCGTCTGAATGCCCTTACAGTGTGGATTGCGCGGAAACTCCTCAAAGGTTCTATTCCCTTTGCTTCACCAGTAAACTTAGTGGTGATGAAGGAAATTGTGCCAGAGTTATTACAAGAAAAAGCTACAGCAGAAAATATCACTCAAGCAGCGATGGAGTTATTGCTGAATCCTGAACGCCGACAGCAGACATTGACAGACTATGCCCAAATGCGACAATGTTTAGGAGAAGTCGGTGTATGCGATCGGGCTGCTCAAGAAATTTTGCAAATGCTCAATAAAGTATGA
- a CDS encoding C-5 cytosine-specific DNA methylase: MKKRRPIAVDLFAGAGGMSLGFEQAGFDVLAAVEIDPIHCATHEFNFPSCTVLCKSVEDTTGEEIRQRAKIGDREIDAVICGSPCQGFSLMGKRVFDDPRNSLVFHFHRLVLELQPKYFVMENVRGITVGEHKQILKSLISEFQSHGYQVEENYQVLNAAHYGVPQSRERLFLLGARQDVKLPKYPQPITQIAKPNQLIKKNSLPLSPTVWDAIGDIPEVENYSDLLEKDWVFAEYGKSSDYAMILRGISTLADNYACDRQFDARVLSSSFRTKHSPTTIQRFQETPQGEREPISRFHKLHPAGVCNTLRAGTDRYRGSFTSPRPIHPFTPRCITVREAARLHSYPDWFRFHITKWHGFRQVGNSVPPLLAKAVAKEIIRSLKVIPFKPSFSQQLGDEKLLQLKIFPATQRYL, translated from the coding sequence ATGAAAAAACGACGACCAATCGCAGTTGATTTGTTCGCAGGCGCAGGTGGTATGAGCCTTGGCTTTGAACAAGCTGGCTTTGATGTATTGGCAGCCGTAGAAATTGACCCCATTCACTGCGCCACACACGAATTTAACTTTCCTTCTTGTACAGTGTTGTGCAAGAGTGTAGAAGATACCACAGGAGAAGAAATTCGCCAGCGTGCCAAAATAGGCGATCGCGAAATTGATGCAGTTATTTGTGGTAGTCCCTGTCAAGGCTTCTCACTTATGGGTAAACGGGTTTTTGATGACCCGCGAAATTCTCTAGTATTTCACTTTCATCGCTTGGTATTAGAATTACAACCAAAATATTTTGTGATGGAAAACGTTCGCGGTATAACTGTTGGCGAACACAAACAAATCCTCAAAAGTTTAATTAGTGAATTCCAATCTCACGGCTATCAGGTAGAAGAAAATTATCAAGTTCTCAACGCTGCTCACTACGGTGTACCACAGTCCCGTGAGCGCTTGTTTTTGTTGGGAGCTAGACAAGATGTCAAATTACCAAAGTATCCCCAGCCAATTACCCAAATAGCCAAGCCAAATCAGTTAATCAAAAAAAATTCCTTACCACTGAGTCCCACAGTGTGGGATGCGATTGGTGATATCCCAGAAGTGGAAAATTACTCAGACTTATTAGAAAAAGATTGGGTATTTGCTGAGTATGGAAAATCTAGCGATTATGCCATGATACTTCGCGGTATCAGCACTTTAGCAGATAATTATGCCTGCGATCGCCAATTCGATGCCCGGGTTCTTTCTTCGAGTTTCCGAACGAAACACTCACCTACCACTATTCAACGCTTTCAAGAAACTCCCCAAGGTGAACGAGAACCCATTAGTCGCTTCCATAAACTACATCCGGCTGGTGTTTGCAATACTTTAAGAGCCGGAACAGATAGATACAGAGGTTCATTTACGTCTCCGCGACCAATTCATCCGTTTACACCCCGTTGCATCACAGTTAGGGAAGCCGCACGACTCCATTCTTATCCAGACTGGTTTAGATTTCATATCACCAAATGGCATGGTTTCCGCCAAGTCGGTAATTCTGTACCGCCACTGTTAGCAAAAGCTGTAGCAAAAGAGATCATCCGCAGTTTAAAAGTCATTCCCTTCAAACCCAGTTTTTCACAGCAGCTAGGAGATGAAAAGCTGTTGCAATTGAAGATATTCCCAGCAACACAACGTTACTTATAG
- a CDS encoding cytochrome b/b6 domain-containing protein, translating to MQSTQFDRILQRLATVLSVVILTLCLIYTTTGILLSFYYEPTAGGAYNSLKMINTQVPYGWLFYRTHEIAGNGLIAIALVQIVVMFLGRQFSQSWLVAWVSGILLTLSAIGLDWTAMLLDWTQEGYWRFSIELGTIEAIPFIGEQLRNILTGGGAINTLTVEHLYTIHSYIVATATLVLAVVHLLALLWQEQQIYTASNQLPETSLVES from the coding sequence ATGCAAAGCACCCAGTTTGATAGAATTTTGCAGCGACTCGCAACGGTATTATCAGTCGTAATTCTGACCCTGTGCTTGATTTATACCACTACTGGAATTTTGCTGTCTTTTTATTACGAACCAACAGCTGGTGGTGCTTACAATTCTTTGAAAATGATTAATACTCAAGTGCCTTATGGCTGGTTGTTTTACCGCACCCATGAGATAGCAGGTAATGGTTTAATTGCGATCGCCTTGGTGCAAATTGTCGTCATGTTTTTAGGGCGGCAATTTAGTCAGAGTTGGCTTGTAGCTTGGGTTAGCGGTATATTACTTACCTTAAGTGCGATCGGGCTAGATTGGACAGCTATGCTCCTTGATTGGACGCAAGAAGGATACTGGCGTTTCAGCATTGAATTGGGAACCATCGAAGCCATTCCTTTCATTGGTGAACAACTGCGAAATATCCTGACTGGTGGTGGAGCGATTAACACCCTCACAGTTGAACATCTTTACACCATTCACAGTTATATTGTGGCAACGGCTACCCTAGTTCTAGCAGTAGTGCATTTACTGGCGCTCCTGTGGCAAGAACAGCAAATTTATACAGCGTCAAATCAACTTCCAGAAACATCACTAGTAGAGAGTTGA
- a CDS encoding sodium/hydrogen exchanger — translation MEASLEITLQMVIAVVAGISAQVIAAYLRVPSIVLLLLLGIILGSDGLGLLHPHLLGTGLEVIVSLATAIILFEGGLNLDLRELGRVSVSLQLLVTLGTLITLLGGSMAAHWLGEFPWNIAFLYASIVVVTGPTVVGPLLKQINVDRQVATLLEGEGVLIDPVGAILAFVVLDTIVNGDADPVNAIVGLLMRLGVGATIGAIGGYLMSWVFKYASLLSFELKNLVVLAILWGLFSLAQTIRSESGVMTTVVAGAVFANSSVPEERLLRSFKGQLTILSVSVLFILLAADLSIASVFALGWGSVLTVLVLMFVVRPINILACTWNSNLNWRQKLFLSWVAPRGIVSASVASLFAILLTQHGINGGDAIKALVFLTIIMTVVCQGLTAGGIAQLLQITSKDATGVVIVGCNSLSLLIARLFQERGESVVMIDTDPESCEKAAEQNIRVIASSALDTGVLEEAGLASMGTFVAMTSNGEVNFVLAQRAAEEFNPPRVLAVFPRDPQASNGGNQKTVNQAFVTELTIKTWNEYLNDGRVKLGTTTLDTVDFDSQQERIQEKIRTGVLLPLLLEREERLQVMPANQDWEIGDRIIYLLHDPRPNLLKRLSGASQSTPLAVEKLPELEEVAVPTLAQLSTSDVSGS, via the coding sequence ATGGAAGCATCTCTTGAAATCACCTTACAGATGGTGATCGCTGTTGTAGCAGGTATTAGCGCCCAAGTGATAGCTGCATACTTGCGTGTACCCAGTATCGTTTTATTGCTCTTATTGGGCATTATCCTCGGCTCTGATGGTCTGGGATTGTTGCACCCACATTTGCTAGGTACAGGATTAGAAGTAATTGTTTCTCTAGCGACGGCTATCATCCTGTTTGAAGGTGGACTGAATTTAGATTTGCGGGAATTAGGTAGGGTTTCAGTTAGCCTGCAATTGCTCGTTACCCTAGGAACGCTAATCACCCTACTTGGCGGTAGTATGGCGGCTCATTGGCTGGGTGAATTTCCTTGGAATATAGCTTTTCTCTATGCTTCTATAGTTGTGGTTACGGGGCCAACAGTGGTTGGGCCTCTGCTCAAACAAATTAATGTAGATCGACAGGTTGCAACGCTCTTAGAAGGGGAAGGGGTTTTAATTGACCCAGTGGGTGCTATTTTAGCCTTCGTGGTTTTAGATACGATTGTTAACGGTGATGCTGACCCAGTTAACGCCATTGTTGGTCTGTTGATGCGTTTGGGGGTAGGTGCGACAATTGGTGCAATCGGTGGCTACTTGATGAGTTGGGTTTTCAAGTATGCCAGTTTGCTGTCGTTTGAGTTGAAAAATCTTGTAGTTTTGGCAATACTTTGGGGTCTGTTTTCTCTCGCCCAGACGATTCGTAGTGAATCGGGAGTGATGACAACAGTAGTAGCAGGAGCAGTATTTGCCAATTCTTCTGTACCGGAAGAACGTCTTTTACGCAGTTTTAAAGGGCAGTTAACAATTCTCAGCGTATCCGTTCTCTTCATTTTGTTAGCGGCAGATTTATCAATTGCCAGTGTATTTGCCCTAGGTTGGGGTAGTGTATTAACTGTTTTAGTTCTAATGTTTGTAGTGCGGCCGATTAATATTCTGGCTTGTACTTGGAACAGTAATCTCAACTGGCGACAGAAGTTATTTTTAAGTTGGGTAGCTCCTAGAGGGATTGTGTCTGCTTCTGTGGCTTCACTATTCGCAATTTTACTCACGCAACATGGGATAAATGGTGGTGATGCCATTAAAGCCTTAGTATTTCTGACCATCATCATGACAGTAGTTTGCCAAGGGTTAACCGCTGGCGGAATTGCCCAGTTATTACAAATTACTTCTAAGGATGCAACTGGAGTAGTAATTGTTGGTTGTAATTCCTTGAGTTTGTTAATTGCTCGCTTGTTTCAAGAACGAGGAGAGTCTGTGGTGATGATTGATACAGACCCGGAAAGTTGTGAAAAAGCCGCAGAGCAAAATATTCGCGTGATTGCTAGTAGCGCTCTCGATACCGGAGTTTTAGAAGAAGCCGGACTCGCTTCTATGGGTACTTTTGTGGCGATGACGAGTAACGGTGAGGTAAATTTTGTTTTGGCGCAACGTGCTGCTGAGGAATTTAATCCTCCCCGTGTGTTAGCTGTTTTTCCCCGTGATCCGCAGGCGAGTAATGGTGGAAATCAAAAAACTGTAAACCAAGCTTTTGTGACTGAATTAACAATTAAGACTTGGAATGAATACCTGAATGACGGACGCGTAAAGCTAGGAACAACAACATTGGATACAGTCGATTTTGACAGCCAACAAGAGCGCATTCAAGAAAAAATTCGGACTGGGGTATTGCTACCACTACTATTAGAACGAGAAGAACGTCTACAAGTAATGCCAGCAAATCAAGACTGGGAAATAGGCGATCGCATTATTTATTTATTGCATGACCCCAGACCAAATCTGTTAAAACGCTTGTCGGGTGCTAGTCAATCCACACCCTTGGCTGTAGAAAAGTTACCAGAACTAGAAGAAGTTGCTGTACCAACTTTGGCTCAACTCTCTACTAGTGATGTTTCTGGAAGTTGA
- a CDS encoding cyclase/dehydrase: MTEQNNSTANLDFNTAIDETSLEDNLAVDSANLPPVAVQIEKIAERQRQISAKIHIPHSVERIWQVLTDYEALVDFIPNLAKSRLMEHPHGGIRLEQVGSQRLLNVNFCARVVLDLEEHFPKQITFSMVEGDFKGFSGSWKLEPCSVDGIMGTNLCYTIQVWPKLTMPVTIIERRLSKDLQLNLLAIYQRIAQLA; the protein is encoded by the coding sequence GTGACTGAACAAAACAATTCCACAGCAAACCTTGATTTCAATACCGCTATTGATGAAACTAGCCTAGAGGACAACTTGGCTGTTGATTCAGCTAATTTGCCTCCTGTCGCCGTCCAAATCGAGAAAATAGCAGAGCGACAGCGACAAATTTCCGCCAAAATTCACATTCCTCATTCCGTGGAACGTATATGGCAAGTGCTGACTGATTATGAAGCCTTAGTTGACTTCATCCCCAATCTAGCTAAAAGTCGTTTAATGGAGCATCCTCACGGTGGTATTCGACTTGAGCAAGTAGGCTCTCAGCGCTTATTGAATGTCAACTTTTGTGCGCGTGTAGTTTTAGATTTGGAAGAACATTTTCCCAAGCAAATTACTTTCTCTATGGTTGAAGGAGATTTCAAAGGCTTCTCTGGTAGTTGGAAACTAGAGCCTTGCTCTGTTGACGGAATTATGGGAACCAATCTTTGCTACACCATCCAAGTTTGGCCAAAACTAACTATGCCAGTGACCATTATCGAACGCCGTCTGAGTAAGGATTTACAGTTGAATCTTTTAGCAATTTACCAGCGTATAGCACAGTTGGCGTAG
- a CDS encoding GAF sensor signal transduction histidine kinase yields MRSLSKSVPGMKKRLSLPPQCPDDLERLQSYPLKLMQHQNEPTLQLVKKINHIIANNSATTLMLQEIARLLGNAFKVDCCCLVTVSASAASTESIVVNWCSDEYLAMPNPSQMFSPEHLLMDSPVVQCAAEPFTIEDISTIQDSLVVGGQHLPLPIRSVLAIPTRFAGQNNGVISLIKFQPYNWSDSEKQLLNFVESSCAIAFSQFAQVNLITSQEEHLQKSEEHQSLIKQLTILSKSNLELNQMLQLAISSTAESLQADRGLLILLKYTDPLFRTQPKKQIPKAKATVVAEWNRNTSSYSATKPDVEPQSFLISECGLCQRVFTDSGKAVIIDDYTDLQDTLTAVSLFTLDILPAVLLVPLENQGKVLGFIVLQQATARSWQASELNLVEMVCAQMSNAIIQSQTLRQVQTLVDERTAKLQSSLELQAKLHEKTRQYVEQLRELNHLKDEFLSNMSDRLRYPLTNMQMSIKNLRLPGIQPERQARYMDILEQECTKEINLINDLLTLQKLESKQERPQFETIDLNTRIQGLAANLNSKLATKTLSINLDLPQDSLKIQTELESFNRILQELLTNACTYSEPETVIHVQAFHQVEQLVDQVIIKVTNTGRGISEEEATYIFDRFRRGKGGRWTPGTGLGLALAKSLVQHLNGAIAVESTSIPDSEQSQVSFTLTLPQFSDESEL; encoded by the coding sequence ATGAGGTCATTATCTAAAAGCGTGCCAGGAATGAAAAAACGTTTATCATTGCCGCCACAGTGTCCAGATGACCTAGAACGACTACAATCATACCCACTCAAGCTGATGCAGCATCAGAACGAACCAACTCTTCAGTTGGTAAAAAAAATTAATCACATCATCGCCAATAACTCAGCAACGACATTGATGCTGCAAGAAATTGCTCGATTGCTAGGAAATGCCTTTAAAGTGGATTGCTGTTGTTTAGTGACAGTATCCGCCAGCGCAGCATCCACTGAATCAATCGTTGTCAATTGGTGTTCTGATGAGTATTTGGCAATGCCAAACCCAAGTCAGATGTTCTCCCCGGAGCATCTGTTGATGGACTCGCCTGTAGTTCAATGTGCGGCGGAACCATTTACTATTGAGGATATTTCTACTATCCAAGATAGTTTGGTAGTAGGAGGACAACATCTGCCATTACCAATCAGATCTGTTTTGGCTATTCCTACTAGGTTTGCTGGCCAAAATAATGGTGTGATTAGCCTGATAAAATTTCAACCATACAATTGGAGTGATTCAGAAAAACAACTGTTAAATTTTGTTGAGTCATCTTGTGCGATCGCTTTTTCTCAATTTGCCCAAGTGAATTTAATCACCTCGCAAGAAGAGCATCTGCAAAAAAGCGAAGAACATCAAAGCTTGATCAAGCAATTAACTATATTAAGCAAGAGTAATTTGGAGCTAAATCAAATGCTTCAGTTAGCTATTTCGTCTACTGCCGAATCTTTACAGGCAGACCGAGGCTTACTTATCTTGCTCAAATATACAGATCCTTTATTTAGAACTCAACCAAAAAAACAAATTCCTAAAGCAAAGGCCACCGTAGTTGCTGAGTGGAACCGAAATACATCAAGTTATTCAGCTACCAAGCCAGATGTTGAGCCGCAGTCATTTCTGATTTCTGAGTGTGGTTTGTGCCAACGTGTGTTTACAGATTCAGGAAAAGCCGTAATTATCGATGATTACACAGACCTCCAAGACACCTTGACAGCTGTTTCATTGTTTACACTGGATATCTTGCCTGCGGTACTGTTAGTACCATTAGAAAATCAAGGCAAAGTTTTAGGGTTTATTGTTCTTCAACAAGCAACAGCCCGTAGTTGGCAAGCATCAGAATTAAATCTGGTGGAAATGGTCTGCGCTCAAATGAGCAATGCCATTATTCAGTCACAAACATTGCGCCAGGTACAGACTTTGGTAGATGAGCGCACAGCCAAACTCCAAAGTAGTCTGGAATTGCAAGCGAAATTGCATGAAAAAACACGACAATATGTTGAGCAGCTACGGGAACTCAATCATCTCAAAGATGAATTTTTGAGCAACATGAGCGATCGCCTACGGTATCCACTGACCAATATGCAAATGTCGATCAAGAATTTGCGTTTGCCGGGAATTCAACCAGAGCGTCAAGCAAGATACATGGATATCCTAGAGCAAGAATGCACGAAAGAGATTAACTTAATTAATGATTTGCTGACACTCCAGAAGTTAGAGTCCAAGCAAGAACGTCCGCAATTTGAAACTATAGATTTAAATACGAGAATTCAGGGATTAGCAGCTAATCTGAACTCAAAACTGGCAACTAAAACCTTAAGTATAAATCTGGATTTACCCCAAGATTCGTTAAAAATACAGACTGAATTAGAAAGTTTTAACCGTATCCTGCAAGAATTATTAACGAATGCGTGTACATACTCAGAGCCGGAAACTGTAATTCATGTACAAGCCTTTCACCAAGTTGAGCAATTGGTAGATCAAGTTATTATTAAAGTGACTAATACAGGACGGGGAATTTCTGAAGAAGAAGCTACCTACATATTTGATCGGTTCCGGCGTGGTAAAGGTGGTCGATGGACTCCGGGAACGGGTTTGGGGCTGGCTTTAGCCAAGTCTTTAGTACAGCATTTGAATGGCGCGATCGCGGTTGAAAGTACTTCCATCCCCGATTCTGAACAAAGCCAAGTTTCTTTTACTCTTACCTTGCCCCAATTTTCAGACGAAAGCGAACTATAA
- a CDS encoding HNH endonuclease yields MTSVMQVLEQSVVVFSQNYLPLCRINIKRAIVLLVTNKAEPLDFASEGGWRVHSPSLVIDVPKHIRLKIGSNERTWKVPPVNRREVLRRDHYTCQYCGSSKRLTLDHVIPRSKGGLHTWDNVVIACEKCNSRKGDRTLSETGMRLRKIPKAPIHPAIAFAEQFWINVQANLE; encoded by the coding sequence GTGACAAGCGTAATGCAGGTGTTAGAGCAATCTGTAGTGGTGTTTTCGCAAAATTACTTACCACTGTGTCGCATAAATATTAAGCGAGCGATTGTGTTGTTAGTCACGAATAAAGCAGAACCACTGGATTTTGCTTCAGAAGGTGGATGGCGAGTTCATTCACCCAGTCTAGTAATTGACGTACCAAAACACATTCGTTTGAAAATTGGCTCTAATGAACGGACATGGAAAGTACCACCAGTAAATCGGCGAGAAGTTTTGCGACGAGACCACTACACTTGTCAATATTGCGGTAGCAGCAAACGCCTGACCTTAGATCATGTCATCCCGCGATCCAAAGGTGGTTTACATACTTGGGATAACGTAGTCATAGCTTGTGAAAAATGTAACTCTCGGAAAGGCGATCGCACTTTGTCTGAGACTGGAATGCGTCTACGGAAAATACCAAAGGCACCCATTCACCCCGCGATCGCTTTTGCAGAACAATTTTGGATAAATGTGCAAGCAAACCTGGAATAG
- a CDS encoding polysaccharide deacetylase has product MTDKNLKRHRIFGVVAIAFCVTSCSTSAKLENAHPINKVHAAQVPDQPVTSPIDAKSQPSTNLENLNFEVLTKFQGKTLYKVEPSNQEKVIALTVDDGPWPSSTLQMLDIFKANNVKVTFFWVGSALQANPEIAKQVVAEGHAIGNHTWHHWYKSMDEATAKKEIDRTSDLIYKTTGVKTTLFRPPGGFLNNGLAAYAKRQKYSVVMWSLTSADTDPHAKPQAFVNNVLKGAKPGAIVLMHDGGGDRHRTVEALPQIIAGLKQQGYRFVTIPELLQESPK; this is encoded by the coding sequence GTGACAGATAAGAACCTGAAGCGACACAGAATATTTGGTGTTGTTGCGATCGCCTTTTGTGTAACAAGCTGTAGCACGTCTGCAAAATTGGAAAATGCCCATCCAATTAACAAAGTCCATGCAGCACAAGTGCCAGATCAACCAGTAACCAGTCCAATAGATGCTAAATCACAGCCATCAACTAATCTAGAAAACCTTAATTTCGAGGTTCTGACGAAATTTCAAGGAAAAACCTTATATAAAGTAGAACCTAGTAATCAAGAGAAAGTTATTGCCTTGACGGTTGATGATGGCCCCTGGCCATCATCAACCTTACAAATGCTGGATATCTTCAAAGCAAATAATGTTAAAGTGACCTTCTTTTGGGTAGGGAGTGCTTTACAAGCAAATCCTGAAATTGCCAAGCAAGTTGTAGCTGAGGGACACGCCATTGGCAACCATACTTGGCATCACTGGTATAAAAGTATGGATGAAGCCACAGCCAAAAAGGAAATTGACCGCACATCTGATCTGATTTACAAAACAACAGGAGTCAAAACAACTTTGTTTCGACCGCCTGGAGGTTTTTTAAATAATGGATTAGCAGCTTATGCCAAAAGACAGAAATACTCTGTAGTTATGTGGTCATTAACTTCAGCAGATACTGACCCTCATGCCAAACCGCAAGCATTTGTTAACAATGTGTTGAAAGGTGCCAAACCAGGCGCTATTGTGTTGATGCACGATGGTGGAGGCGATCGCCATAGAACAGTAGAAGCACTACCACAAATCATCGCTGGGCTGAAACAGCAAGGCTACCGATTCGTAACAATCCCCGAACTCCTACAAGAAAGCCCAAAGTAG